The following is a genomic window from Thermodesulfovibrionales bacterium.
AGACACTTAAGGAAAATCCCTTTTCTCTAATACCCCGAAAGGATAGCAGAGAGGTTATCAGGAGGCTCAAGAGAAGATTTCCTGTTGTTTATCTCTATGCTGGTTTGATGTCCGGAAAGGACATTAAAGAGTGGCTGATGAAAAATGGATTTCCTTCAGCACCTTTACTTGCTTTTCATGAAGGTATATTTTCTCATATTCAGGAGCTCGGTCTTGCAATCAGGGCAGTTGTTGGTTCGGCTCAGGTTGCCAAGAGTGCAGGTTCATACAGAATCAAGACCTTTGCCTTTGAAGATATAGAGGGAGCTATCGAGGTTGACTCCTGGCTTGAGCTTGAGAAAAAAATATGACTGAGGATCAAACCCTATTTTATAGCCGAGATAAAATCCTCTATCCTCATCGAAGGCGATATCCTGAATGCCTTCTCAAGGATAGCTGCTTTTTCAGCCTCTGTCTTTGCGAGTTTATACCTTTTCCTTAATTTCCTGAGTTTTTCTCTTCTGTTTCTTCTTCTTCTGAGTTCAGCCTCTCTCCACTGTCTTGACATAGAATTTATTTATCATAAACAGGCCATGGATTTCAAGATGTTATCCTGAGTGCCTGTCTGCCACCTTTGATGCTCCAAAGGAATCTGGCTTTGTAACAGCCACATATCCTGACCCAGCAACCATTCCCACTACCTCCTTAATTATATCCTTTGTTTCACCATTCTCACCCACATCAATGTGAATTTCCACAGGAAGTTTTGCGTAACCATTCTGGGAAAGTTTCTGCCTCAATAGTTCAGCAATCTCAAGGCTCAGTGTTGTCTCGAGCATTATCCTCTGTCTCAGATTTTTAATCTTTTTATGTCTGATTTTTCTGTAGAAATATCGTCCGCCTGAACCCTTTCTGTGTATAACTATTGCAACAACAAAGGTTGTTTCATCTCCAAGGAATGAGTCGCTACCTATAATCAAACGATAGCGTCTATGGGGTTCCTGTCCTATGAATTCCACGAGTTTTGAAAATACGCCATCAAAGGTGAGGCTCCCTGAGGTGGGGCTGTAAAATATCATTCTTTCTTGCGAAGCACTTTCCATTTTAATAATTTTAAAACCTTTTTAATTAAAAAAACAAGATATGCTATACTATT
Proteins encoded in this region:
- a CDS encoding ribonuclease H-like YkuK family protein, producing the protein MIFYSPTSGSLTFDGVFSKLVEFIGQEPHRRYRLIIGSDSFLGDETTFVVAIVIHRKGSGGRYFYRKIRHKKIKNLRQRIMLETTLSLEIAELLRQKLSQNGYAKLPVEIHIDVGENGETKDIIKEVVGMVAGSGYVAVTKPDSFGASKVADRHSG